A DNA window from Bacteroidota bacterium contains the following coding sequences:
- the wecB gene encoding UDP-N-acetylglucosamine 2-epimerase (non-hydrolyzing), producing the protein MRVVTVVGARPQFIKAAPVSRALKAAGIEEILVHTGQHYDLTMDRVFFEELELPEPAQNLEVGSGTHAVQTGLMMMRLEALLLALRPSPDWVLVYGDTNSTLAGALVAAKLRLPLAHVEAGLRSYNPRMPEEVNRLVADRLADLLFCPSQQAVENLRTEGITRGVHWTGDVMLDALLFYRDRARERVRPEALVPFEPGSYYLLTVHRAENTDDPDRFRRLLALLGELDRPVVWPLHPRARKQLAAFGLSLPATVYAVEPVGYLAMIRLLEGCHRVLTDSGGLQKEAYWLGRPCLTLRAETEWGETVQEGWNHLVDLDPERLWAALRAPAPASPPRPHYGDGRAAERIAALLGAHSHLPR; encoded by the coding sequence ATGCGCGTCGTGACCGTAGTCGGGGCGCGGCCGCAGTTTATCAAGGCCGCGCCGGTAAGCCGCGCCCTCAAGGCGGCGGGCATCGAAGAGATCCTCGTACACACGGGCCAACACTACGATCTTACTATGGACCGGGTGTTTTTCGAGGAGCTGGAGCTGCCCGAGCCGGCGCAAAACCTGGAGGTGGGCTCCGGCACGCACGCCGTACAGACCGGGCTCATGATGATGCGCCTGGAGGCGCTTCTGCTTGCGCTTCGGCCCAGCCCGGATTGGGTGCTCGTCTACGGGGATACGAACTCCACCCTGGCCGGGGCGCTTGTGGCGGCCAAACTTCGTCTGCCCCTGGCCCACGTGGAGGCCGGTTTGCGCAGCTACAACCCCCGCATGCCCGAGGAGGTCAACCGGCTTGTGGCCGATCGGCTTGCGGACCTGCTCTTCTGCCCCAGCCAACAGGCCGTAGAGAACCTGCGAACAGAGGGCATCACGCGCGGGGTGCACTGGACGGGCGACGTCATGCTTGACGCCCTGCTCTTTTACCGGGATCGGGCCCGCGAGCGGGTGCGCCCGGAGGCGCTGGTGCCCTTTGAGCCCGGCTCGTACTATCTGCTCACCGTGCACCGGGCCGAAAACACGGACGACCCAGACCGGTTCCGCCGCCTGCTTGCGCTCTTAGGGGAGCTAGATCGGCCCGTGGTCTGGCCGCTGCATCCGAGGGCGCGCAAGCAGTTGGCCGCCTTCGGGCTCAGCCTGCCCGCAACGGTATATGCGGTCGAGCCCGTAGGCTATCTGGCTATGATACGCCTTCTGGAGGGTTGCCATCGGGTGCTGACCGACTCCGGGGGGCTGCAAAAGGAGGCTTACTGGCTGGGCCGCCCCTGTCTTACGCTGCGGGCCGAAACGGAATGGGGGGAGACGGTCCAAGAGGGCTGGAATCACCTGGTGGACCTGGACCCCGAACGCCTCTGGGCGGCGCTTCGCGCCCCGGCTCCCGCCAGCCCGCCTCGGCCGCATTACGGGGATGGGCGAGCCGCAGAGCGCATCGCGGCGCTTCTGGGGGCGCATTCGCATTTGCCCCGATAG